One region of Drosophila kikkawai strain 14028-0561.14 chromosome 2R, DkikHiC1v2, whole genome shotgun sequence genomic DNA includes:
- the LOC108071980 gene encoding uncharacterized protein, with amino-acid sequence MSQESIDCDEQFQRPKKTLVLTIFALAVLMKLCIILVEVHDFGNYLQGEEKQKYNN; translated from the coding sequence ATGTCACAGGAAAGTATTGACTGTGATGAGCAGTTCCAGCGACCCAAGAAGACCCTCGTTCTGACCATCTTCGCCCTGGCCGTCCTCATGAAGCTGTGCATTATTCTGGTGGAGGTCCATGACTTTGGAAATTACCTGCAAGGagaggaaaaacaaaagtatAACAATTAG